Within Blattabacterium cuenoti, the genomic segment CCAACATTTTGGTAGATTGGAAGACGATTAAAAATCCATTGTACTGTTTCAGAATAATTCACAATTTATTTTTTATTTAGTTGAGTAATTTTTTTATTAATAAAACATGATAACATGATCCAAAAAATAGATTAAAAAAAATTAATTAAATTTACAAACTAGTAAATAAATAAATTAGTTCATATAAAAACACATTTACACTTTATTGATAAAATAATAAAAGAAGATATCCTAAAAAAAGGATTTCCTATAAATAAAATTAAATTTAGATTTCCTCCAGAACCAAATGGATATCTTCATATTGGACATGCAAAAGCTATATATCTCAACTTTCAATTAGGAGAAAAATACAAAGCTCCTGTTTATTTAAGATTTGACGATACAAATCCCATAGGGGAAGAAAAAAAATTCATAGACTCTATTAAAAAAGATATTCTATTTTTAGGATTTAAATGGGATTATGAAAGTTATGCTTCAGATTATTTTCATAAACTTTATGAATGGGCGGTAAAACTTATCAAAAAGAATAAAGCTTATGTAGATCATCATTCTAAAGAAACGATTCAATTTCAAAAAAAAACTCCACTTGAATATGGAATTAATAGTAATCATAGAAATAGATCCATAAGTGATAATTTATATCTTTTTGAAAAAATGAAAAATGGATTTTTTGAAGAAGGATCATGTGTTCTAAGAGCTAAAATAGATATGAGATCTCCAAATATGAATTTAAGAGATCCAATCATGTATAGAATTTTAAAAAAAAAACATCATAGAACTGGAACTCAATGGTGTATTTATCCAACTTATGATTGGACTCATGGACAGTGTGATTATATTGAACAAATATCTCATTCTTTATGTTCATTAGAATTTGAAAATAGAAGACCACTATACAACTGGTATTTAGATCAGATTTGTGAAAAAAACAAAATACGTCCTAAACAAATAGAATTTTCAAGATTAAATTTAAGTCAGACTATAACTAGTAAAAGGGAAATTCAATTTTTAATTGAAAAAAAAATGATTCAATCTTGGGATGATCCTAGAATTTTAACTATATCCGGATTACGTCGTAGAGGATATACTCCAACAGCTATTAAAAATTTTATTCAAGAAGTAGGAATTTCAAAAAGAAATAATATCATTAATACATCTCTTTTAGAATTTAAAATCAGAGAACATTTAAACAAAATAGCTCCTAGGGTGATGGTTGTCCTTCATCCAGTTCGATTAGTTATAGATAACTATTCAAATCTCACTGAATGGGTTCATGCAGAAAATAATCCAGAAAATAAAAAATTTGGATTTAGAAAAATTCCTTTTTCTAAATTTCTATATATTGAGAAATATGATTTTTTAGAAAAAAAAAGAAAAAAATTTTTTCGTTTATCAATTGGAAATGAAGTAAGACTTAAAAATGCCTACATTATTAAAGCAAATTATCTTGTAAAAGATTCTCAAGGAAAAATAATAGAAATCCATTGCTCTTATGATCCTAAAAGTAAATCTGGAAAAAAAGAAAAAGTAGAAGAAAAAAAAAGAGTCAAAAGTACTTTACACTGGGTTTCTATAAACCATTCTATTCCTATAAAAATACATCTATATCATCCTATTTTTTTGGATAGAAATCCAAATATAGAAAATTTAAAAAAACATATTAATAAAAAAGAAACAGTAGAAAAAATTGTTGCCTATGCAGAACCCACTTTAAATCAAGCAAAAAAAGGAGATCATTTTCAATTCCAAAGAATAGGATATTTTTATGCAGACATAGACGCTACTAATAAAGAAAAACTTATTTTTAATAAAACAGTTTCTATTAAAGATAAATGGAAAAAAATACAAAATTCAAATAATAATGATTAGAAAATTTCTGAAGAAATATTTTCATATTCTTTTAATCCAGTCCCTGCCGGTATTTTATGCCCCACTATAACATTTTCTTTCAATCCATATAAATAATCTGTTTTACTACTGATAGCCGCTTCACTTAATACTTTTGTAGTTTCTTGAAAGGAAGCTGCAGATATAAAAGATTTTGTCTGTAAGGCAGCTCTTGTTATTCCCTGTAATATAGGTCTAGCAGTAGCTGGTATAGCATTTCTAGTTTTTATTAATTTTTTATTTTTATACTTTAAAACTGCATTTTCATTTCTAAAATCTCTATAACTAATTAAATCTCCAGATTGAAAAATTTCAGAATCTCCTAAACATTCAATAACTCTCATCTGAGAAATTCTATCATTTTCCTCGATAAAATCATCTTTATATTCAATATTTCCTTCTAAAAATTTAGTATCTCCCACATCAATAACTTCTACTTTACGCATCATTTGCAGAACAATCACCTCAAAATGTTTATCATTAATTTTAACCCCTTGCAAACGATATACTTCTTGTATTTCTTTTACTAAATATTCTTGAACAGCTCTAGCCCCTCTGATATTTAAAATATCATTAGGTGTTACAGCTCCATCTGATAAAGGCATTCCTGCTTTTACATAATCATTCTCTTGAACTAAAATCTGATTAGAAAGCTTCACAAGATATTTTCTAATATCTCCAGTTTTAGATTCAACTACAATTTCTCTATTTCCTCTTTTTATTTTACCATGACTCACTATTCCATCCATTTCAGAAACCACAGCAGGATTAGAAGGATTTCTAGCTTCAAATAATTCAGATAAACGAGGTAATCCTCCTGTTATATCTCCTGATTTAGCTGATTTTCTAGGAACTTTAACTAAAATTTTTCCAGCTTCTATACTTTCTTTATCTTCAACCATTAAATGTGCTCCTACCGGAAGATTATACACTTTTAATTCCTCATCCTCATTATTTTCGTTAATAATTTTTAATGTTGGAATTAAATTTTTATTTCTTACTTCTGTAATTACTTTTTCTTGAAATCCAGTTTGCTCATCTATTTCAATTTGAAAAGTAATTCCTTGTTCTAAATGTTGATAAGAAATTGTTCCAGAAAACTCCGCAACAATCACGGCATTATACAAATCCCATTGGCATATTTTATCTCCTTCTTTTAATTTATCTCCATGTTTTACATATAAAGTTGCTCCATAAGGAACATTATTGGTCATTAAAACAGATGATCTATTTGTATTAAAAAGTTTCATCTCTGTAGATCGAGAAACAACAATATAAATTTTATCACCAGAATCACTTTTCTTTTGTACAGTTTTCAAATCTTCAAATTCTATAATTCCATCATACTTTGCTCTTATTTGTGAAGATTCTGCAATATTTCCTGCAGTTCCTCCAACATGAAAAGTACGTAAAGTTAATTGAGTTCCAGGCTCTCCAATAGACTGTGCAGCAATAACACCCACAGCTTCACCTTTTTGAACAATTCTTCCTGTAGATAAATTACGACCATAACACTTAGAACAAATCCCCATTTTTGCTTCACAAGTAAGAGGAGAACGAACTTCCACGAAGTCTATTCCAGATTTTTCAATCAATCCTGCTATTTTTTCATCAATCATGTCTCCAGATGAAACTATTAATTTTTTGTCTTTTGGATGAAAAATATCATTCAAAGAGATACGCCCCAAAATTCTGTCAAATAAAGTTTCTACTATCTCCTCATTTTTTTTTAATGAAGAGATTTCTAATCCTCTAAGAGTATTACAATTCTCTATTGTTATAATGACATCTTGAGCTGCATCAACTAAACGCCTTGTAAGATATCCTGCATCTGCCGTTTTCAATGCAGTATCTGCTAATCCTTTACGAGCTCCATGAGTTGATATAAAATATTCTAAAATAGAAAGTCCTTCTCTAAAATTAGATAAAATAGGATTTTCAATAATTTCTCCACCAGAAGATCCTGCTTTTTGAGGCTTTGCCATTAGTCCACGCATTCCAGAAAGTTGACGAATTTGTTCCTTAGATCCTCTTGCTCCAGAATCTAACATCATATATACAGGGTTAAACCCTTGTTTATCTTCACGCATATGTTTCATCACTTTTTCTGTTAACATGGCATTTGTATTTGTCCATATGTCAATCACTTGATTATAACGTTCATTATTTGTTATCAATCCCATGTTATAATTTATTTTGACATTATCAACTTGTTTAATAGCATGAAAGACCATGTCTTTCTTATCATTTGGAATAATAATATCTCCTAATCCAAATGATAAACCTCCTTTAAATGCATTATAAAAACCTAATTCTTTAATATCATCTAAAAATTTAGAAGTTGTCGGAACATCTGTAAGATGTAAAATTTTTCCTATAATTTCTCTTAAAGATTTTTTAGTCAGTGATTCATTAATATATCCTACTTTTTTAGGAACAACTTGATTAAATAAAACTCTACCTACAGTTGTTTCTATTAATTTTTTTAAAAATTTATCCTCTTCACGAAGATCTACTTTTACACGAATTAAAGCATGTAATGCTACTTTTTTTTGATTATAAGCTATTTCTACTTCTTCTGGAGAATAAAAAGTAAGACCTTCTCCTTTTACTTTTTTATTTGAACTTGACAATAAAGGTTTAGTCATATAATATAATCCTAATACCATATCTTGAGAAGGAACAGTAATAGGAGATCCATTAGCAGGATTCAAAATATTTTGAGATGCCAACATAAGAAGTTGTGCTTCTAAAATTGCTCCGTAAGATAAAGGTAAATGAACAGCCATTTGGTCTCCATCAAAATCCGCATTAAAAGCAGCACAAACTAAAGGATGCAATTGAATTGCTTTTCCTTCTATTAATTTAGGTTGAAAAGCTTGAATTCCTAATCTATGTAAAGTAGGAGCTCTATTCAATAATATCGGATGCCCTTTCAATACATTTTCCAAAATATCCCATATCATGGGATCTCTTCTATCTATAATTTTCTTTGAAGATTTTACTGTTTTAACAACTCCTCTTTCAATCAATTTTCGTATGATAAAAGGTTTGTAAAGTTCCGCAGCCATATCTTTAGGAAGACCACATTCATGTAATTTTAAATGGGGCCCCACTACAATAACTGATCGTGCAGAATAATCAACTCTTTTTCCAAGTAAATTTTGTCTAAAACGTCCTTGTTTTCCTTTTAAAGAATCAGATAAAGATTTTAAAGGACGATTTGCCTCAGATTTTACTGCAGAAACTTTTCTTGAATTATCAAATAAAGAATCAACTGCTTCTTGCAACATTCTTTTTTCATTTCTAAGAATAACTTCGGGAGCTTTAATTTCTATAAGTCGTTTTAAACGATTATTTCTTATGAGAACACGACGATATAAATCAGTCATATCAGAAGCAGCATAACGACCTCCATCTAAAGGAACCAAAGGACGTAATTCAGGAGGGATCACAGACAAAACATGAATTACCATATAAGAAACATTTCCTCCATTTTTTTTTCCTTCTCTAAAAGATTCCACAACTTGTAAACGTTTTAAAGCTTCAGTTCTTCTCTGTTTAGAAGTTTCATTATGAGCTTGATTTCTTAATTCTATAGATAAAAGATCTAAATCAATACGATTTAAAAGATCTTCTATGCACTTAGCGCCCATTTTTGCAATAAACTTATTTGGATCAGTATCTTCTAAATATTGATTTTCCTTTGGAAGTTTATTTAAAACATATAAATATTCTTCTTCCGTAAGAAAATCTCCTTTTTGAAAAGAAGATCCATCTGAACGAGATGCTCCCCCTCCTTGTATAACGACGTATCGTTCATAATAAATAATCATTTCAAGTTTTTTAGAGGATAATCCTAATAAATATCCTATTTTATTAGGAGAAGAACGAAAACACCAAATATGGACAACAGGAACAACAAGACTAATATGCCCCATCCGTTCACGTCTTACTTTCTTTTCAGTAACTTCTACTCCACATCTATCACATACAATTCCTTTGTAACGAATTCTCTTGTATTTTCCACAAGCACATTCATAATCTTTTACTGGACCAAAAATACGTTCACAAAATAAACCATCTCTCTCTGGTTTATGAGTTCTATAATTTATCGTTTCTGGTTTTAAAACTTCTCCATGAGATTCTTTTAAAATAGATTCTGGAGATGCTAAACGAATAGTTATCTTACTAAATTTATTTTTATTATTCTTTTTTCTACTCATTTTTAATAAAAAAAATCATTCTTCCAAATCAATATCTAATCCTAATCCTTTTAATTCGTAACATAAAACATTAAAAGATTCTGGGTTATTCGGTTCTGGCATTGGCTCTCCTTTTACTATTGCCTCATAAGTTTTTGCTCTTCCTACCACGTCATCTGATTTAACAGTTAAAATTTCACGTAAAACATTAGAAGCTCCAAAAGCTTCTAGAGCCCAAACTTCCATTTCTCCAAAACGTTGTCCTCCAAATTGAGCTTTCCCACCTAAAGGTTGTTGTGTGATAAGAGAATAAGGACCTATAGAGCGAGCATGCATTTTATCATCTACCATATGACCAAGTTTTAACATATATATCACTCCTACTGTTGCAGGTTGATCAAATCTTTCTCCTGTCCCTCCATCAAATAAATAAGTTGTTCCAAAACAAGGAAGACCAGCTTTATTTGTATATTCAGAAATTTGATCTATGGTAGCTCCATCAAATATAGGAGTAGAGAATTTCATATTAAGTTGATATCCTGCCCAACCTAATACTGTCTCATATATTTGTCCAATATTCATTCTAGATGGAACACCTAATGGATTCAATACTATATCTACAGGATTTCCATCCTCTAAAAAGGGCATATCTTCTTCACGTAAAATTCGCGCTACTACACCTTTATTTCCATGTCTTCCAGCCATTTTATCTCCTACTTTTAATTTTCTTTTTTTTGCAATATATACTTTAGCCATTTTAATAATTCCAGAAGGTAATTCATCTCCAATTGTAATAGAAAACTTCTTATGTTTTAAAGTACTAGTCAAATCATTGAATGCTATTTTATAATTATG encodes:
- the glnS gene encoding glutamine--tRNA ligase, which encodes MDKIIKEDILKKGFPINKIKFRFPPEPNGYLHIGHAKAIYLNFQLGEKYKAPVYLRFDDTNPIGEEKKFIDSIKKDILFLGFKWDYESYASDYFHKLYEWAVKLIKKNKAYVDHHSKETIQFQKKTPLEYGINSNHRNRSISDNLYLFEKMKNGFFEEGSCVLRAKIDMRSPNMNLRDPIMYRILKKKHHRTGTQWCIYPTYDWTHGQCDYIEQISHSLCSLEFENRRPLYNWYLDQICEKNKIRPKQIEFSRLNLSQTITSKREIQFLIEKKMIQSWDDPRILTISGLRRRGYTPTAIKNFIQEVGISKRNNIINTSLLEFKIREHLNKIAPRVMVVLHPVRLVIDNYSNLTEWVHAENNPENKKFGFRKIPFSKFLYIEKYDFLEKKRKKFFRLSIGNEVRLKNAYIIKANYLVKDSQGKIIEIHCSYDPKSKSGKKEKVEEKKRVKSTLHWVSINHSIPIKIHLYHPIFLDRNPNIENLKKHINKKETVEKIVAYAEPTLNQAKKGDHFQFQRIGYFYADIDATNKEKLIFNKTVSIKDKWKKIQNSNNND
- the rpoC gene encoding DNA-directed RNA polymerase subunit beta'; amino-acid sequence: MSRKKNNKNKFSKITIRLASPESILKESHGEVLKPETINYRTHKPERDGLFCERIFGPVKDYECACGKYKRIRYKGIVCDRCGVEVTEKKVRRERMGHISLVVPVVHIWCFRSSPNKIGYLLGLSSKKLEMIIYYERYVVIQGGGASRSDGSSFQKGDFLTEEEYLYVLNKLPKENQYLEDTDPNKFIAKMGAKCIEDLLNRIDLDLLSIELRNQAHNETSKQRRTEALKRLQVVESFREGKKNGGNVSYMVIHVLSVIPPELRPLVPLDGGRYAASDMTDLYRRVLIRNNRLKRLIEIKAPEVILRNEKRMLQEAVDSLFDNSRKVSAVKSEANRPLKSLSDSLKGKQGRFRQNLLGKRVDYSARSVIVVGPHLKLHECGLPKDMAAELYKPFIIRKLIERGVVKTVKSSKKIIDRRDPMIWDILENVLKGHPILLNRAPTLHRLGIQAFQPKLIEGKAIQLHPLVCAAFNADFDGDQMAVHLPLSYGAILEAQLLMLASQNILNPANGSPITVPSQDMVLGLYYMTKPLLSSSNKKVKGEGLTFYSPEEVEIAYNQKKVALHALIRVKVDLREEDKFLKKLIETTVGRVLFNQVVPKKVGYINESLTKKSLREIIGKILHLTDVPTTSKFLDDIKELGFYNAFKGGLSFGLGDIIIPNDKKDMVFHAIKQVDNVKINYNMGLITNNERYNQVIDIWTNTNAMLTEKVMKHMREDKQGFNPVYMMLDSGARGSKEQIRQLSGMRGLMAKPQKAGSSGGEIIENPILSNFREGLSILEYFISTHGARKGLADTALKTADAGYLTRRLVDAAQDVIITIENCNTLRGLEISSLKKNEEIVETLFDRILGRISLNDIFHPKDKKLIVSSGDMIDEKIAGLIEKSGIDFVEVRSPLTCEAKMGICSKCYGRNLSTGRIVQKGEAVGVIAAQSIGEPGTQLTLRTFHVGGTAGNIAESSQIRAKYDGIIEFEDLKTVQKKSDSGDKIYIVVSRSTEMKLFNTNRSSVLMTNNVPYGATLYVKHGDKLKEGDKICQWDLYNAVIVAEFSGTISYQHLEQGITFQIEIDEQTGFQEKVITEVRNKNLIPTLKIINENNEDEELKVYNLPVGAHLMVEDKESIEAGKILVKVPRKSAKSGDITGGLPRLSELFEARNPSNPAVVSEMDGIVSHGKIKRGNREIVVESKTGDIRKYLVKLSNQILVQENDYVKAGMPLSDGAVTPNDILNIRGARAVQEYLVKEIQEVYRLQGVKINDKHFEVIVLQMMRKVEVIDVGDTKFLEGNIEYKDDFIEENDRISQMRVIECLGDSEIFQSGDLISYRDFRNENAVLKYKNKKLIKTRNAIPATARPILQGITRAALQTKSFISAASFQETTKVLSEAAISSKTDYLYGLKENVIVGHKIPAGTGLKEYENISSEIF